From a region of the Propionispora vibrioides genome:
- a CDS encoding DNA recombination protein RmuC, whose protein sequence is MTEIALFISIGINLIGLIVLLLISKQQGGIKKQDIMNALASLEKGNTRTELIFKDEIRRNREEMTGQAALLRQEVAQALGQMNESILQRLNEQRQTQLQQGEAYTAQLQTLIRTNESKLEHLRDTVEQKLQALQQDNSQKLEEMRRTVDEKLHETLERRLGESFRLVSERLELVHKGLGEMQVLASGVGDLKRVLTNVKTRGIWGEIQLGNLLEQILTIEQYERNVATKPGSNERVEFAIRLPGRDQAGSTVWLPIDAKFPQEDYQRLLDAQEAADLPAAEEAGKALESRIKLEAREISEKYLCVPHTTDFAILFLPIEGLYAEVLRRPGLCDQLMQRHKVIITGPTTLAALLNSLQMGFRTLAIEKRSSEVWALLGAVKSEFGKFGDLLEKTHKKLQEASNSIDTAARKSRTIERKLKAVEELPPEQAMQLLEVNGPETEPY, encoded by the coding sequence GTGACAGAAATCGCATTATTTATTTCCATCGGAATTAATCTTATCGGCCTTATTGTTTTGTTGTTGATAAGTAAACAACAGGGCGGTATAAAAAAGCAGGATATTATGAATGCTCTTGCCAGTTTGGAGAAAGGAAATACCCGGACGGAACTGATCTTTAAAGATGAAATCAGGCGCAACCGGGAGGAAATGACCGGTCAGGCGGCCTTGCTGCGTCAGGAAGTCGCTCAGGCGCTGGGACAGATGAACGAATCAATCCTGCAGAGACTGAACGAGCAGCGGCAGACGCAGCTGCAACAGGGTGAGGCGTATACGGCGCAGTTACAGACGCTTATCCGAACCAATGAGAGCAAACTGGAGCATCTACGGGATACAGTGGAACAGAAGCTGCAGGCGCTGCAGCAGGATAATAGCCAAAAGCTGGAGGAGATGCGCCGGACGGTGGATGAAAAGTTGCATGAAACCTTAGAACGCCGGCTGGGAGAAAGCTTCCGCCTGGTAAGTGAACGACTCGAACTGGTACATAAGGGGCTGGGTGAGATGCAGGTGCTGGCCAGCGGGGTCGGCGATCTAAAGCGAGTGCTTACGAATGTTAAGACAAGGGGTATTTGGGGTGAAATTCAACTTGGCAATTTGCTGGAGCAAATTTTGACAATCGAGCAGTATGAACGGAATGTGGCGACCAAACCAGGCAGCAATGAGCGGGTTGAATTTGCCATCCGCCTGCCGGGGCGGGATCAGGCGGGGAGCACGGTTTGGCTGCCGATTGATGCGAAGTTTCCCCAGGAAGACTATCAGCGCCTCTTAGATGCCCAGGAAGCCGCTGATTTGCCGGCTGCCGAGGAAGCGGGCAAAGCGCTGGAAAGCCGGATTAAGCTGGAGGCAAGGGAAATCAGTGAGAAGTATTTGTGCGTGCCCCATACCACCGATTTTGCCATCCTATTTCTTCCCATTGAAGGGTTGTACGCCGAGGTACTGCGGCGACCGGGGCTTTGCGATCAGCTTATGCAACGCCATAAGGTGATTATTACCGGCCCGACCACGCTGGCTGCCTTGCTAAACAGTCTGCAGATGGGCTTTCGGACCTTGGCAATTGAAAAGCGCAGCTCAGAAGTATGGGCCTTGCTGGGAGCGGTTAAGAGCGAGTTCGGTAAATTTGGCGATTTGCTGGAAAAGACCCATAAAAAACTGCAGGAAGCCAGCAATTCCATTGATACGGCTGCCCGTAAATCCCGAACGATTGAACGGAAGCTGAAAGCGGTGGAAGAATTACCGCCGGAGCAGGCCATGCAGTTACTGGAGGTAAACGGGCCGGAGACGGAGCCTTACTAG
- the yabG gene encoding sporulation peptidase YabG, with product MANIEIGDLVIRKSHGGDIVFKVTDIYHDACGHSYTVLKGMHLRLLADAPIDDLERVDAENLRNEIVRMEGMHNESLKRVMMRRSQEREQLELNRSESSKKYDFFDLPGRVLHIDGDEEYLRMCLKTYNQLNIEAVGRCIEESKQADAVIELIDEFRPDILVLTGHDALIGNGKKNFKDMNNYRNSRYYVEAVKKARIFEPARDDLVIFAGACQSYFEAILNAGANFASSPTRIFIHAYDPVFIAEKVAFTPINKTVDVGAAISASVTGIEGVGGLETRGKFRLGLPKTPYK from the coding sequence ATGGCTAATATAGAGATAGGTGATTTGGTCATTCGCAAATCACATGGTGGCGATATAGTATTTAAAGTTACTGATATATATCACGATGCCTGCGGCCATAGTTACACAGTACTTAAAGGCATGCATCTGCGGCTGCTGGCCGATGCGCCGATTGATGATCTGGAAAGAGTGGACGCGGAGAACCTTCGTAATGAAATCGTCCGAATGGAAGGAATGCATAACGAAAGCCTCAAAAGAGTGATGATGCGCCGCAGCCAGGAGAGGGAACAATTGGAGTTGAACCGCTCGGAGTCATCCAAGAAATACGATTTTTTTGATCTGCCGGGACGGGTTCTGCACATTGACGGTGATGAGGAATATTTAAGAATGTGCCTGAAAACCTATAATCAGCTGAATATTGAAGCTGTGGGAAGATGTATCGAAGAATCGAAACAGGCTGATGCGGTGATTGAGCTTATTGATGAATTCCGTCCCGATATTCTGGTGTTGACCGGCCATGACGCGTTAATTGGCAATGGTAAAAAAAATTTTAAAGATATGAATAATTACCGTAATTCCCGTTATTATGTGGAAGCCGTAAAAAAAGCCCGGATTTTTGAACCGGCCCGTGATGATTTAGTTATTTTTGCCGGGGCTTGCCAATCCTATTTTGAGGCCATCTTAAACGCCGGAGCGAATTTTGCCAGTTCACCAACCCGTATTTTCATCCACGCCTATGATCCGGTGTTTATCGCGGAGAAAGTGGCCTTTACCCCCATTAATAAAACAGTTGACGTTGGCGCAGCCATTAGCGCTTCGGTAACAGGCATTGAGGGGGTTGGTGGTTTGGAAACCCGGGGAAAGTTCAGGCTGGGACTACCCAAGACTCCTTATAAATGA
- a CDS encoding SPOCS domain-containing protein: MADDLERASGGSTGSTSNTVVSVTGTGTTESAQVVCGCPEIGPETIQVEQVLGAEMDQRVVEFDMFVPADKPDIEQVVDVYVKNLEINNVTIIPDKVIIRGDLEVKVMYVADLPDQPVHAFERRHVRFTRDISISGAMPDMTAKADVQVEYVDYDFHHHHTPRKVHITIVLKFWARVVSTTDMEVLAVTPVDEVGQVEVSTASGSSNDSTAASTFSDDFVSASHYSGYNDQNVYVTGVTPSVGTQPTVSGTATVTGSVVHVRSGPGTNFPIVTKVKKGDTVTIKEQAFGWYRVLLADNTTIGWIASWLLSVQ; encoded by the coding sequence ATGGCTGACGACTTAGAACGTGCTTCGGGTGGTTCAACAGGATCTACTTCGAACACTGTAGTATCGGTAACCGGCACCGGGACAACGGAGAGTGCCCAGGTAGTATGCGGTTGCCCTGAGATCGGACCTGAAACGATCCAGGTAGAGCAGGTACTGGGTGCCGAGATGGATCAGCGCGTTGTGGAATTTGATATGTTTGTTCCGGCGGACAAACCGGATATTGAGCAGGTCGTGGATGTATACGTGAAGAACCTGGAAATCAATAATGTAACAATCATTCCAGATAAGGTGATTATCCGCGGTGACCTGGAAGTGAAAGTCATGTATGTGGCCGATCTACCTGATCAGCCGGTCCACGCATTTGAACGTCGGCATGTGCGGTTTACACGGGATATTTCCATTTCCGGCGCTATGCCGGATATGACGGCCAAGGCAGACGTACAGGTTGAGTATGTGGACTATGATTTTCATCATCACCACACGCCGCGAAAAGTGCATATTACAATTGTACTTAAATTCTGGGCCCGGGTGGTCAGTACCACCGATATGGAGGTTCTCGCGGTTACACCGGTTGACGAAGTGGGGCAGGTCGAGGTTTCGACAGCCTCTGGTTCCTCGAATGATTCGACAGCGGCCAGCACCTTTTCCGATGATTTTGTTTCAGCTTCCCATTATTCCGGCTACAATGACCAGAATGTATACGTTACCGGCGTGACGCCGTCGGTCGGCACGCAACCGACTGTCAGCGGTACGGCTACTGTGACAGGCAGCGTTGTACACGTGCGCAGCGGTCCGGGGACGAATTTCCCGATTGTCACAAAAGTTAAAAAGGGCGATACGGTTACCATTAAAGAACAGGCTTTTGGCTGGTACCGGGTACTTTTGGCCGATAATACCACCATTGGCTGGATTGCCAGTTGGCTGCTTAGCGTACAATAG
- the cphA gene encoding cyanophycin synthetase, translated as MQIISVRTIEGPNLYSYQPVIKVKFDIGKYEDISSAEIAGFNEGLLQVLPGLKNHYCSRGRQGGFVERLYEGTYLAHILEHVVLELQCMAGSEVSFGKTRGSGVLGVYDVVFRYEIEALARQALAVAVELLRAVIAGQPFDIVTALQSIREAGDEGGFGPSTAALYEEACKRDIPVTRMGEGSLLFLGYGCRRRRAWATLTDQTSALASDLACDKYVTKQVLAQCGIPVPDGIVVTTVAEALAARQRIDGPVVVKPLAGNQGKGVTINASKPAEIERAFQLAYDYNHSVLIEEYVCGHEYRLCVVGGKLIAAAERIPAYVLGDGQHTVQELVDLTNADADRGNGHEKRLTKIKIDATAIDVLARQQLTLASVPADRQLVRIRENANLSTGGTAVDVTDIVHPDNVKMVERVARLIGLDVAGIDVVAESIAEPIREGYGAVIEVNAAPGIRMHHYPSAGKARNVAQRIVESLFPDGNNGRIPIVAVTGTNGKTTVTRMIGSIWRKAGYHVGMTTTEGIYIDEECILPGDTSGPRSAGMVLADPAVEVAVLETARGGIVRGGLAFDKCDVGVITNITEDHLGQDGIESLEDLAFIKSLVVETVKDNGFSLLNADDPIVAGLACRTSGEIVYFSVEPSNIVVRRHLGAGGKAFFIKDGIIYTACGDLARPIIAVADIPAALGGMAVHNLQNAVIAAAACYCMRIPVSCIRQGLAEFAQNPGRLNLETVGDLRVCVDYGHNPAGYQAVIQTLRRLNARRLVGVIAAPGDRRDETTRKIGWIAGKGFDYIYIKEDADLRGRKKGETAELLRQGVLEAGFKTDCIRVIPSEAEALKTALQQAQPGDLIVVFFESYELVMKTLEEFRQTYEASLALRERKEPAISYGSLLAADMK; from the coding sequence ATGCAAATTATTTCTGTACGTACCATTGAGGGCCCGAATCTATATAGTTACCAGCCAGTCATCAAGGTAAAGTTTGATATTGGAAAATATGAAGACATTTCCAGTGCGGAAATTGCCGGATTTAATGAAGGCTTGTTACAGGTGCTGCCGGGCTTGAAAAACCATTATTGTTCCCGCGGCAGGCAGGGCGGGTTTGTGGAACGTTTGTACGAGGGCACTTATTTGGCCCATATCTTGGAGCATGTCGTACTGGAACTGCAATGTATGGCTGGTTCGGAGGTCAGTTTTGGCAAGACTCGCGGCAGTGGAGTGCTGGGTGTATATGATGTCGTTTTTCGTTATGAAATTGAAGCGTTGGCGCGACAGGCGCTGGCGGTAGCCGTAGAACTATTACGGGCAGTGATTGCCGGCCAGCCCTTTGACATCGTCACTGCGCTGCAAAGTATCCGAGAAGCCGGTGATGAAGGCGGTTTCGGACCAAGTACAGCGGCCTTATACGAAGAAGCGTGTAAAAGAGATATCCCGGTAACCCGAATGGGCGAAGGCAGTCTGCTGTTTCTAGGCTATGGCTGTCGCCGACGCCGGGCATGGGCCACGCTTACCGATCAGACCAGCGCTCTAGCTTCTGATCTGGCCTGTGACAAATATGTGACGAAGCAGGTACTGGCCCAGTGCGGGATTCCTGTTCCTGACGGTATTGTGGTTACAACTGTGGCGGAAGCCCTTGCGGCCCGGCAGCGGATCGATGGCCCGGTAGTAGTGAAGCCGCTGGCCGGTAATCAGGGAAAGGGTGTAACCATCAACGCCAGCAAACCGGCTGAAATCGAGCGTGCCTTTCAGCTTGCCTATGATTATAATCACAGTGTGCTGATTGAGGAATATGTGTGTGGCCATGAATACCGGCTATGTGTGGTGGGCGGCAAGCTAATTGCCGCGGCCGAACGGATACCGGCCTATGTGCTGGGAGACGGGCAGCATACGGTGCAGGAGCTTGTCGATCTGACCAATGCCGATGCCGATCGCGGCAACGGTCATGAAAAACGGTTGACCAAAATAAAAATCGATGCAACCGCGATTGATGTGTTGGCCCGTCAACAGCTTACGCTGGCCTCTGTGCCGGCTGACAGACAGCTTGTCCGGATCAGGGAGAATGCCAACCTGAGTACCGGTGGCACGGCAGTGGATGTGACGGATATCGTGCATCCCGATAATGTCAAAATGGTGGAACGGGTGGCCCGGCTGATTGGATTGGACGTAGCCGGCATTGATGTGGTTGCCGAAAGCATTGCCGAACCGATCAGGGAGGGGTATGGGGCGGTCATTGAAGTCAATGCGGCGCCCGGTATTCGCATGCACCATTATCCGTCGGCCGGTAAGGCGAGAAATGTGGCGCAGCGGATAGTTGAAAGCCTTTTCCCGGACGGTAATAACGGCCGGATTCCGATTGTCGCGGTTACCGGTACAAACGGCAAAACCACAGTGACCCGGATGATCGGCAGTATCTGGCGAAAGGCCGGTTACCATGTGGGCATGACAACTACGGAAGGCATATATATTGATGAAGAGTGCATCCTGCCCGGCGATACCAGCGGACCGCGCAGTGCCGGCATGGTGCTGGCCGATCCCGCCGTAGAGGTTGCCGTGTTGGAAACAGCCAGAGGCGGTATTGTTCGTGGCGGCCTGGCTTTCGATAAATGCGATGTGGGAGTTATAACCAACATAACGGAGGATCATCTGGGACAGGACGGCATTGAATCACTGGAAGATTTGGCTTTTATCAAATCCTTGGTTGTTGAAACGGTCAAAGACAATGGATTCTCCCTGCTAAATGCTGATGATCCGATCGTGGCCGGTCTGGCCTGCCGGACCAGCGGCGAAATAGTCTATTTCAGCGTAGAACCCAGCAATATTGTGGTACGGCGTCATCTGGGAGCAGGCGGCAAGGCATTTTTTATAAAAGATGGTATTATCTATACGGCTTGCGGCGATTTGGCCAGGCCGATTATTGCCGTGGCGGATATTCCCGCCGCCCTGGGTGGCATGGCTGTGCATAATCTGCAAAATGCCGTAATTGCTGCGGCCGCTTGTTATTGCATGAGAATTCCGGTCTCCTGCATCCGGCAGGGGCTGGCCGAGTTTGCGCAAAATCCCGGCAGGCTCAATTTAGAGACTGTCGGAGACCTGCGGGTTTGTGTCGATTACGGCCATAATCCGGCCGGGTATCAGGCTGTTATTCAGACGCTGCGGCGGTTAAATGCCAGGCGGCTGGTCGGGGTTATTGCCGCGCCGGGTGATCGGCGGGACGAAACCACGCGAAAGATCGGGTGGATTGCCGGCAAAGGCTTTGATTATATTTATATCAAGGAAGACGCCGATCTGCGGGGCCGGAAAAAGGGAGAAACCGCTGAACTGCTTCGTCAGGGTGTGCTGGAGGCAGGCTTTAAGACTGACTGTATCCGCGTTATCCCTTCCGAGGCGGAAGCGCTGAAAACAGCCCTGCAGCAGGCACAGCCCGGCGATTTGATTGTCGTGTTTTTTGAAAGTTACGAATTGGTCATGAAAACGCTGGAAGAATTCCGGCAAACCTATGAAGCCTCTCTGGCTTTACGGGAGAGGAAGGAACCGGCAATTTCCTACGGCAGCCTGTTGGCTGCGGATATGAAGTAG
- a CDS encoding DUF3794 domain-containing protein, whose amino-acid sequence MDDKDLRQTVSASSKGMYNYNQCTLGTETGPQTIIVRQVIAESEEQKVLDIHVVVPDQKPSIEQIVDVFVKNVEINYVDVITDKVIVRGEFEVKAIYVADLPNHPVHAVEIRHYRWTQDLAMSGVRKGMDADASVVVEFVDYDMDEWTRAYKHKHWEHDCDDTEDTCDTDDTPDTCDTEDTEDTCDTDDNDTCDTDDTCDTHDHHHHHDGHCGHHHHHHNCREFDVSVVLKITAKVMTDREVQLGVATMPTSPKG is encoded by the coding sequence GTGGACGATAAAGATCTCCGCCAAACGGTAAGCGCATCCTCGAAGGGGATGTATAATTACAATCAATGCACGCTCGGTACAGAGACCGGACCGCAGACGATTATAGTGCGCCAGGTCATTGCCGAATCAGAGGAACAAAAGGTTCTGGATATTCACGTAGTCGTTCCGGACCAAAAACCGTCCATCGAGCAGATTGTTGATGTATTTGTTAAAAATGTGGAAATCAATTATGTTGATGTCATTACGGATAAGGTCATTGTTCGCGGTGAGTTTGAAGTAAAAGCCATTTATGTGGCTGATTTGCCTAATCACCCGGTCCATGCGGTGGAAATCAGGCATTACAGATGGACTCAGGATCTTGCGATGTCGGGAGTACGCAAGGGAATGGACGCCGATGCCAGTGTGGTAGTAGAATTCGTTGATTACGATATGGACGAATGGACCCGTGCTTACAAGCATAAACACTGGGAACATGATTGTGATGATACGGAAGATACCTGCGATACAGATGACACACCAGACACCTGCGATACCGAGGATACGGAAGACACTTGCGATACGGATGACAATGATACCTGCGATACGGATGATACCTGTGATACCCATGATCATCATCACCATCATGACGGCCACTGCGGACACCATCACCACCATCATAATTGCCGCGAATTCGATGTTTCCGTCGTACTGAAAATTACCGCAAAGGTCATGACCGACCGCGAGGTTCAGCTTGGTGTCGCTACCATGCCTACCTCACCTAAAGGATAA
- a CDS encoding L,D-transpeptidase family protein codes for MNIHFLYPACRLALLPTLSQLDYCHPLIAQLQEKLAARGLYTDTPDGVYNLLTQEAVTRFQQEENLPATGLLNPLTFSRLWAARHLTLSPASQPQQRAQLALPRANILIAKQRRQLTLFDGNTPLRNYPVAIGKPATPTPLGNYTIILKHMNPGGILGTRWLGLSLDSYGIHGTTKPWLIGQMVSNGCIRMHNAHVEEVFTLVRVGTPVYIRD; via the coding sequence GTGAATATCCATTTCCTTTATCCTGCCTGCCGCCTGGCCTTATTGCCAACCCTCAGCCAGTTGGACTATTGCCATCCCCTGATTGCTCAGCTCCAGGAAAAGCTGGCTGCCCGCGGTCTCTACACCGATACTCCGGACGGTGTATACAATCTGCTGACCCAGGAAGCAGTAACCCGGTTCCAGCAAGAGGAAAACCTGCCAGCCACCGGCCTGTTAAATCCGCTCACTTTCAGCCGCTTATGGGCCGCCCGGCACCTGACGCTATCCCCCGCCAGTCAGCCGCAGCAGCGTGCTCAGTTGGCTCTGCCCCGCGCCAATATTCTCATTGCCAAACAACGTCGTCAGCTTACCCTGTTTGACGGCAATACGCCGTTGCGGAACTACCCGGTAGCTATCGGCAAGCCAGCTACCCCCACGCCGCTCGGCAATTACACGATCATCCTAAAACACATGAACCCCGGCGGTATACTGGGCACCCGCTGGCTAGGACTGAGCCTTGACTCTTATGGTATTCACGGCACTACTAAACCCTGGCTTATCGGGCAAATGGTCTCCAACGGCTGTATCCGCATGCATAATGCTCACGTGGAAGAGGTTTTTACCTTAGTGCGGGTGGGCACCCCGGTGTACATCCGGGATTAA
- a CDS encoding HipA family kinase yields MLLGAKYLGPVGLGVTAPQLFRADDNEVYVVKLQNNRLGVKVLVNEWLGAQLGQMLKLCFPPSDIIQLEEKIIRGNKLLRAAAVPAGLHFASRYIRKNRYVNRSNIKRALNTADMAGVILFDHMFHNFDRTWNRKNLLVCHDEVGYQLYAIDNSHLFNKGKWKAANLAELSDKITVNKHRAYGVLLKYYLRREHFSKYVALIQAIRPEEWQQMVDGIPQEWLPLPEERTSLLQFLYRRQELVEKIADSICALIPDVHRGAHPH; encoded by the coding sequence ATGCTGCTTGGGGCTAAATATCTTGGGCCGGTCGGTTTGGGTGTAACGGCGCCGCAATTATTCCGGGCCGATGATAATGAGGTATATGTGGTAAAGCTGCAGAACAATCGCCTGGGAGTAAAGGTTTTGGTGAATGAATGGTTGGGCGCCCAGCTTGGTCAGATGTTGAAGCTGTGTTTTCCGCCTAGTGACATCATTCAGTTGGAAGAAAAAATAATCCGGGGCAATAAGCTGCTAAGAGCTGCAGCCGTGCCTGCCGGATTGCATTTTGCCAGCCGATATATAAGAAAAAACAGATATGTTAACAGGAGTAATATAAAGAGGGCCTTAAATACGGCGGATATGGCGGGGGTTATCTTGTTTGATCACATGTTCCACAACTTTGACCGTACCTGGAACCGGAAAAATTTGCTGGTATGCCATGACGAGGTAGGCTATCAACTGTATGCCATTGACAATTCGCATTTATTTAATAAAGGAAAATGGAAGGCAGCTAACTTGGCGGAGTTAAGTGATAAAATAACGGTAAACAAGCACCGGGCCTATGGCGTACTGCTTAAGTATTATCTCCGGCGGGAGCATTTTAGCAAGTACGTGGCATTGATTCAGGCTATACGGCCGGAAGAGTGGCAACAGATGGTTGACGGTATTCCGCAAGAATGGCTGCCGCTGCCGGAAGAGCGGACTTCCTTGCTGCAATTTTTATACAGGCGGCAGGAATTGGTCGAGAAGATTGCAGACTCCATTTGCGCTTTAATCCCGGATGTACACCGGGGTGCCCACCCGCACTAA
- a CDS encoding chemotaxis protein CheW: MNDSVENIKDLHELQLVVFRLAREEYGLPITRVQEINRLVPITKLPQTPPFMEGIINLRGRIIPVIDLRKRFQLEVTEHTDNTRIIIVEVNGQTIGVIVDAVNEVVRLEQEQIEPPPPSFVLDAQYIHGVGKVDGRLLILLNINAVLSSQEEIELKEFNRE; encoded by the coding sequence ATGAATGACAGCGTAGAGAATATAAAAGACTTGCATGAACTGCAGCTGGTTGTATTCCGTCTGGCGCGGGAAGAATATGGGCTGCCGATTACCAGGGTACAGGAAATCAATCGTTTGGTTCCAATTACCAAACTGCCGCAGACACCGCCCTTTATGGAAGGGATTATCAACTTAAGGGGCCGCATCATTCCCGTTATTGACCTGCGCAAGCGGTTTCAACTGGAAGTGACGGAACACACGGATAATACCCGGATTATTATTGTCGAAGTAAACGGGCAGACCATTGGGGTCATTGTGGATGCCGTTAATGAGGTTGTCAGACTGGAACAGGAACAGATTGAACCGCCGCCGCCATCCTTTGTCCTTGATGCCCAGTATATTCACGGTGTGGGAAAAGTGGACGGCCGTCTCTTGATTCTTTTAAATATCAATGCGGTGTTAAGCAGTCAGGAAGAAATCGAGTTAAAGGAATTCAACCGGGAATGA
- a CDS encoding cyanophycinase translates to MHDKASGQLLIIGGGEDKQGDCQVLQKFIELSGGCDARIAVITTATEYPQEVGDEYKALFSAIGASSVGVLYIKDRETANDLQQIQEIENASGIFFTGGDQLRLTSILGGSKIEAAIRSGFVKGAVIAGTSAGASVMSDTMIVGGDSSDTPKKSSLSMAHGMSLLNGVVIDQHFAQRGRINRLLAAVSQNPNVLGIGIDEDTAIVVSPDGRCEVTGSQTVTIVDGKNIVHSNISESKRHDPLAITNVTLHILPSGFGFNLKRRLPFICRT, encoded by the coding sequence ATGCACGATAAGGCATCCGGACAATTATTGATCATTGGCGGCGGTGAGGACAAACAGGGGGATTGCCAGGTTTTGCAGAAGTTCATTGAGCTGTCCGGCGGCTGTGACGCGAGAATAGCCGTTATTACGACTGCGACGGAATATCCGCAGGAAGTTGGCGATGAGTATAAAGCGTTGTTCAGCGCGATCGGCGCTTCGTCGGTTGGGGTTTTGTATATTAAAGATCGTGAGACCGCCAACGATTTACAGCAGATTCAGGAGATTGAAAATGCCAGCGGCATTTTTTTTACTGGTGGCGACCAACTGCGGTTAACCAGCATTCTTGGCGGTTCGAAAATAGAAGCGGCTATCCGGTCGGGGTTTGTAAAAGGCGCTGTAATTGCCGGGACAAGCGCCGGCGCTTCGGTAATGAGTGATACCATGATTGTCGGCGGTGACTCCAGCGATACCCCGAAAAAGTCAAGCTTAAGCATGGCCCATGGCATGAGCCTGCTGAATGGAGTGGTGATTGATCAGCATTTTGCCCAACGGGGCAGGATTAATCGCCTGCTGGCTGCCGTATCGCAGAATCCTAATGTTTTGGGTATTGGTATCGATGAGGATACGGCGATCGTGGTATCGCCTGATGGACGTTGTGAAGTAACCGGCTCACAGACGGTAACGATTGTTGACGGGAAAAATATTGTTCATTCCAATATATCGGAATCCAAGCGCCATGATCCCCTGGCAATTACCAATGTAACATTGCATATTCTGCCATCAGGTTTCGGGTTTAACCTGAAACGGCGGCTGCCGTTTATTTGCCGTACTTGA
- a CDS encoding CAP domain-containing protein gives MRSKKLTSMLLFGFVTVSLLSTSIGGAFASSALAAEAAEGTTAVEQKQDTKNKDVLGGILAVGLIAVLANHGGHGDKSSAASSSTGVTGTSGSKTTTNTSNTSTKGSSSEVQQALSLLNADRAKNGLPALALNSALSNLGDAYAQDMINRNFFSHYNPEGQSPFDRMKAAGIGYTYAGENLAINTGVAAAETAFMNSSGHRANILNQNYTQVGLGVRHDAKGSVYVVQEFIRP, from the coding sequence ATGCGATCAAAAAAGCTAACGAGCATGCTGTTATTTGGTTTCGTTACGGTATCTTTACTTTCGACATCGATAGGCGGCGCTTTTGCATCCAGCGCCCTGGCTGCCGAGGCAGCGGAAGGTACCACCGCAGTAGAGCAGAAACAGGATACGAAAAATAAGGATGTGCTTGGCGGAATTCTTGCTGTTGGATTAATCGCCGTGTTAGCCAACCATGGCGGACATGGTGATAAATCATCGGCTGCCAGCAGTTCAACCGGTGTGACCGGAACTTCCGGCTCAAAGACAACGACGAACACCTCGAACACCTCGACCAAGGGGAGCAGCAGCGAAGTCCAGCAGGCATTAAGTCTGTTAAACGCCGACCGGGCTAAGAACGGTTTGCCGGCGCTGGCTTTGAACAGTGCTCTTTCTAACCTGGGAGATGCCTATGCGCAGGATATGATTAACCGCAACTTCTTTTCTCATTACAACCCGGAAGGCCAGTCACCGTTTGACCGCATGAAAGCGGCCGGCATCGGTTATACCTATGCCGGCGAAAATCTGGCGATCAATACCGGTGTGGCAGCAGCCGAGACAGCATTCATGAACAGCTCCGGACACCGGGCCAACATTTTAAATCAGAATTACACACAGGTGGGCTTGGGCGTTCGCCATGATGCCAAAGGTTCCGTGTATGTGGTGCAAGAGTTCATTAGACCTTAA